One Phoenix dactylifera cultivar Barhee BC4 chromosome 8, palm_55x_up_171113_PBpolish2nd_filt_p, whole genome shotgun sequence genomic window carries:
- the LOC103718303 gene encoding uncharacterized protein LOC103718303: MVDVDWRIAGLNPAHTAGLRRLCTRAATASAPSSSARNGLLSFSPLAEALISHLRSSGVPVHPGLSDAEFARAEAEFGFAFPPDLRAVLSLGLPAGPGFPDWRSRRRLRATLDLPVAAISTQIARHAFWPRSWGPRPADPERALRLARSALRRAPLLVPLFGRCYIPCHPDLAGNPVFLVDEARISCCGFDLADFFRRESAFHSPCPAPDLFLRRQRSASVAAEKPPPLHLPPSASRRSLDSIAGKAPRWIEFWSDAAASDRRRRSSSASSTSDPERFLEIRAPARRLPAWVGTYLDMIKSVLINGGWGESEAAEMVEVTASGFLDGATPVVLDSQAALDALLLKADRCSDSLRLAGWTSEEITDALGLDFRPDRRRQRPRLKLPPEIAVKFGKLAEAVSRS, encoded by the coding sequence ATGGTCGACGTGGACTGGCGGATTGCGGGACTGAACCCGGCCCACAccgccggcctccgccgccTCTGCACCCGCGCCGCTACAGCCTccgccccctcctcctccgcccgcAACGGCCTCCTCTCCTTTTCCCCCCTCGCCGAGGCCCTCATCTCCCACCTCCGCTCCTCCGGCGTCCCCGTCCACCCTGGACTCTCCGACGCTGAGTTCGCCCGCGCCGAGGCTGAGTTCGGCTTCGCCTTCCCCCCAGACCTCCGCGCTGTTCTCTCGCTCGGCCTTCCCGCTGGCCCTGGCTTCCCGGACTGGCGCTCCCGCCGTCGACTCCGCGCCACCCTCGATCTCCCCGTAGCCGCCATCTCCACCCAGATCGCTCGCCACGCCTTCTGGCCCCGGTCCTGGGGCCCCCGCCCTGCCGACCCCGAGCGCGCCCTGCGCCTCGCCCGCTCAGCCCTACGCCGTGCCCCCCTCCTCGTCCCCCTCTTCGGCCGCTGCTACATCCCCTGCCACCCAGATCTCGCCGGCAACCCCGTCTTCCTCGTCGACGAGGCCCGCATCTCCTGCTGCGGCTTCGACCTTGCCGACTTCTTCCGCCGAGAGTCCGCCTTCCACTCCCCTTGCCCCGCTCCCGATCTCTTCCTCCGCCGCCAGCGCTCCGCCTCCGTAGCCGCTGAAAAGCCCCCTCCCCTTCACCTTCCCCCCTCCGCCTCCCGCCGCAGCCTCGACTCCATCGCCGGCAAGGCCCCCCGCTGGATCGAGTTCTGGAGCGACGCCGCCGCCTCCGACCGCcgccgccggagctcctccgcctcctccacctccgatcCGGAGCGTTTCTTGGAGATCCGGGCCCCCGCGAGGAGGCTTCCGGCCTGGGTCGGTACGTACCTGGACATGATCAAATCGGTCCTGATCAACGGCGGATGGGGTGAGTCAGAGGCGGCGGAGATGGTCGAGGTGACGGCGTCCGGCTTCCTCGACGGCGCCACCCCTGTCGTCCTCGACAGCCAGGCGGCTCTCGACGCCCTCCTCCTCAAGGCGGACCGCTGCTCCGACTCGCTCCGCCTGGCCGGGTGGACCTCGGAGGAGATCACCGACGCGCTCGGCCTCGACTTCCGCCCGGATAGACGGCGGCAGCGCCCGCGTTTAAAGCTCCCGCCCGAGATCGCCGTCAAGTTCGGCAAGCTCGCCGAGGCGGTTTCCCGATCCTAG